ACGTCTCCTTCAACACAGGCTCGCTGATATCGTTCGCCGGTGAATACGATGCCGAGTGGAAAGCCTCCGGTGAAACGACCCGGAACGACGTCGAGCCGGGGGTCTACGTAAACGGCGAACTGCAGCCCGAAGACGCCGAGTTGCCGGTATTCCCGGTTGGGCTTGGCGACGACGGGGAGGCTGAAAGCGCGTATCCGACGGACGTGCCCGGGCAGATCGTGACGGCAGGTTCGAACCTCGCCGCAAATGTCGCGGGCATCTTCGATATCAATCATGGGATCGGCACCCTGGTCGTCGTCGGCGACTACTTTAGGACCGACGCCATCGTTCAGCTCAATCTCTATGTCGACGACGACGACATCACGTATGCTGGCGACGGCGTTTTTCAGATCGAGGGCGATGGCAACGAGGCCTTCAACATCGCCACCTTTCTCGATACGGACGCAGGAGTTCCGAGCTTTGCCGGGAGCGATATCTTTCCCGGAATCGACTGGTACGTCGATGTGCTCGACGGCGACCTCTACGACGTCAGCGTGGTATCGCAGGCAAACTGGCTATACGACAACGACGTCTCTGTTCAGGACAATTACCTGACCAACTATCAGCTCCTCATGGGAGCCAACGAGCAAGGCAACTTCACCGAGATCCTGACCATCGGCGATAATTACGATCTGGTCATCGTTCTCGGCGACTACCACGAGCTAAACCTAATCTATCAGAAGAACATCCTGCTCGACCCGGACACGCTCAAAGTGCTCGGCTACGACGACGCCTTCGGGGACGGCGACGGTCTGGCTGACCCTTCCATAACGGCCGGTGCCAACTGGTTGCAGAACGAGGCGTTGATCGAGCAATGGGGAACCCAGTCCTTTCAAGAGCTCACGCCGGCCTGGGAGGCCTTGATCGCGCAGCTGAATGCCGGTGACACCGAATTGGATCTTTCGGCCGGCGTCGGCATCCCCAACTTTGGCGATCCTGCGTTCAACATCCTGCTGATCACCGGTGACGTCTATGACATCAACGCCATCGAGCAGGAGAACGTCGTTGCCGATGCCGATGTCGCACTCCAGCTCCTGCCCCCCGCGGCCGCGCATGAGGACCCGGCCATGCAAGTAGCGTCCACCGGAGAGAACGCTCTCGGGAACTTCGCCACCATCGTTCACACCGGTCCAGCGGCTGACTACTACATCGGTGGAGAGCTCTACGAGGATGAGATGCTCATCCAAACAGAACTGATCGCGAGCAACGACGACACGGTCACGGGCTCGGATCCGGACGTTCTGGCGAATGAGCTCGTCGCCTTCACCTTACCTCCCGAAGAAGACGGCCACGACGAGGATGCCGTAGCCGTTCCGGTTCACGATTCGGCTCATTCGGACGTTCTCGGCAATGTCCTCACCTAGCATGTCATCAGGGGCACACCTGCATCATGGGCAACGATAATCGACATCCGCTGCGCAACGGGAAGACGAACGGGGCCGGAACCGACGACGCCGAGGACATCGACTCTGCGCCGGCCGACGTCGAACCAGACAACACCGCCAAGGCCGCTTCCGGTAACGGCACCGGTAACGGCAAGGGCGCTGCGATCGGCAACATCTTCGACGGCATCAAGTCTCGCGCCAATGGCGTCAACGGCGCCGATGGCCATGGCGCAAATGGGAGTGCCGCGATCGGCGGGCGCGTTTCCAGCTTGGACTTCAGGGGCGTCCTCACGAAGGGCCTTGCCAGCTGCCGGCGCAATCTCGCGACCGTCGCGGTGTTCTCGTTCGTGGTGAACCTGCTTGTGCTGGCCATCCCGGTCTATCTTTTCAATCTATCCGACCGCGTTCTGACGAGCCAAAGCATGGACACGCTCGTCATGCTGACGATCGTCGTCGTCGGCGCAATCGGAGCACACGTCCTTTTGGACTTGGCACGCCGCACCATCCTCATGCGCGTCGCGGTCGATCTGGAAAGCAATCTCGGCGCGCCGGTCTTGAGCGCAGCGGCCCGGTCCTCGCAGAACGGGTCCAGCCGTGAGTTCCAAATCCTGTCGGAGCTGCAGCACCTGCGCAGCTTCATCACCGGCCCGGTACTTCTGACAATGCTCGATATGCCGGTGGTGCCGATCTATCTCGTCGTCGTCTTTCTGGTTCACCCCCATCTCGGCTTCATCGTCCTGGGGACCGGCATCGTCCTGCTTATACTTGCGCTCCTGAACCAGAAGTTCACGGCGGTGCATTTCGCCCGCGCAAACGCGTTCGGTACGCGGGCCAACTTGCAGGCCGACGCCATGGCGCGGAACGCACAGGTGATGAACGCCATGGGCATGGTCCCCGAGGGCGTCTTGATATGGGGCGGCGAGACGGCAGAGTCTCTAAAATCACAAGTGTCCGCGCAGGACCGCAATATTTGGCTGACCGCCTTGTCCAAGTTCGTGCGCCTCGGCACCCAGATCGCGATCCTGGGCTGGGGTGCCTACCTCGCAACGCATGGTCATTTGACGGGCGGCATGATTATCGCGGCGTCGATCGTCGGCAGCCGCGCCCTGTCACCGATCGAAGGCACGATCGAAGGTTGGCGCAGTTTCGTGCAAGCACGATCCGCCTTCGCTCGCGTGCGGAAGCTGCTGCAATCCTCGCCGCTGAATTTCGATAGGCTCCGCCTGCCGCGCCCAAAGGGGCATTTGATCGTCGATCGCATTCTTTACGTGCCGCAGCCCGCAAAGAAGGTGATCCTGAATGGTGTCTCGTTCGAACTGAAGCCGGGCGAGTCCCTAGGTATCGTCGGCGCGTCCGGCACCGGCAAGTCGACACTGGGCAAGATGCTTGTCGGCTCGATCTTTCCCACGGCCGGCAACGTCCGCCTCGACATGATGGATCTGCGCAACTGGGATCCGCGGCAACTCGGCGAGAACGTCGGCTATCTCCCGCAGGACGTCCAACTCTTCCCCGCGTCGATAAAGGAAAACATCGCGCGCATGCGTAAGGACGCGAGCGATGAGTCCATCTTCGACGCAGCCGAG
This genomic window from Methyloceanibacter caenitepidi contains:
- a CDS encoding type I secretion system permease/ATPase, giving the protein MGNDNRHPLRNGKTNGAGTDDAEDIDSAPADVEPDNTAKAASGNGTGNGKGAAIGNIFDGIKSRANGVNGADGHGANGSAAIGGRVSSLDFRGVLTKGLASCRRNLATVAVFSFVVNLLVLAIPVYLFNLSDRVLTSQSMDTLVMLTIVVVGAIGAHVLLDLARRTILMRVAVDLESNLGAPVLSAAARSSQNGSSREFQILSELQHLRSFITGPVLLTMLDMPVVPIYLVVVFLVHPHLGFIVLGTGIVLLILALLNQKFTAVHFARANAFGTRANLQADAMARNAQVMNAMGMVPEGVLIWGGETAESLKSQVSAQDRNIWLTALSKFVRLGTQIAILGWGAYLATHGHLTGGMIIAASIVGSRALSPIEGTIEGWRSFVQARSAFARVRKLLQSSPLNFDRLRLPRPKGHLIVDRILYVPQPAKKVILNGVSFELKPGESLGIVGASGTGKSTLGKMLVGSIFPTAGNVRLDMMDLRNWDPRQLGENVGYLPQDVQLFPASIKENIARMRKDASDESIFDAAEIADVHAMVSEFAQGYETQVSMDGTPLSGGQKQRIGLARAFFGDPQLVVLDEPNSNLDPPGERALARALELAKKKQITVIAITQRPSLLRSVDKIMILQKGTVQALGDRNDIIPLLTARKELETQKVEANGGGANYQAEELDDLDREDE